One stretch of Euphorbia lathyris chromosome 7, ddEupLath1.1, whole genome shotgun sequence DNA includes these proteins:
- the LOC136235250 gene encoding probable alkaline/neutral invertase D: MDGSKEMGLRNVSSTCSIPEMDDFDLSRLLDKPKLNIERQRSFDERSLSELSIGLARGGLDNFESTYSPGGRSGFDTPASSARNSFEPHPMVADAWEALRRSMVHFRGQPVGTIAAYDHASEEVLNYDQVFVRDFVPSALAFLMNGEPDIVKNFLLKTLHLQGWEKRIDRFKLGEGAMPASFKVLHDPERKTDSLIADFGESAIGRVAPVDSGFWWIILLRAYTKSTGDLSLAETPECQKGMRLILSLCLSEGFDTFPTLLCADGCSMIDRRMGIYGYPIEIQALFFMSLRCALSMLKHDTEGKEFVERIVKRLHALSFHMRVYFWLDFQQLNDIYRYKTEEYSHTAVNKFNVIPDSIPDWVFDFMPTRGGYFIGNVSPARMDFRWFALGNCVAILSSLATPEQSMAIMDLIESRWEELVGEMPLKIVYPAIESHEWRIVTGCDPKNTRWSYHNGGSWPVLLWMLTAACIKTGRPQIARRAIDLAESRLLKDSWPEYYDGKLGRYIGKQARKYQTWSIAGYLVAKMLLEDPSHLGMISLEEDKQMKPMLKRSSSWTC, translated from the exons ATGGATGGGTCTAAAGAGATGGGACTTAGAAATGTGAGTTCAACATGTTCAATCCCTGAAATGGATGATTTCGATCTCTCTCGCCTTCTTGACAAGCCAAAGCTGAATATAGAGAGGCAGAGATCGTTTGATGAGAGATCGTTGAGTGAGCTCTCAATTGGACTTGCTAGAGGAGGCCTTGATAACTTTGAGAGCACATATTCGCCTGGAGGAAGGTCAGGTTTTGACACACCTGCCTCATCTGCTCGAAACTCCTTTGAGCCCCACCCAATGGTGGCTGATGCTTGGGAGGCACTAAGGCGGTCTATGGTCCACTTCAGAGGCCAACCGGTTGGTACTATAGCTGCATACGACCATGCCTCAGAGGAGGTTTTGAACTATGATCAG GTTTTTGTACGAGATTTTGTACCTAGCGCTCTTGCTTTTTTGATGAATGGTGAACCTGACATAGTTAAGAACTTCCTGTTGAAGACACTACATCTTCAAGGGTGGGAAAAGAGAATAGATCGATTCAAGCTTGGGGAAGGGGCAATGCCAGCAAGCTTTAAAGTACTTCATGATCCTGAGCGGAAAACTGACTCTCTTATTGCAGATTTTGGAGAGAGTGCAATTGGACGAGTGGCTCCTGTTGACTCTGGATTCTGGTGGATCATTCTGCTCCGTGCATATACCAAGTCAACAGGAGATTTATCTTTGGCAGAGACTCCAGAGTGTCAAAAGGGGATGAGACTTATATTAAGCTTATGCTTGTCTGAGGGATTTGATACATTTCCAACCCTCCTTTGTGCCGATGGATGCTCCATGATTGATCGCAGAATG GGAATTTATGGTTATCCTATTGAAATCCAAGCTCTTTTCTTTATGTCATTGAGATGTGCTCTGTCAATGTTGAAACATGACACAGAAGGAAAAGAATTTGTTGAGAGAATTGTGAAGCGTTTGCATGCCTTGAGCTTTCACATGAGGGTTTACTTCTGGTTGGACTTCCAACAACTAAAtgacatatatagatataaaaCTGAAGAGTACTCACATACTGCAGTAAATAAGTTCAATGTTATTCCTGATTCAATCCCAGACTGGGTATTTGATTTCATGCCAACACGTGGTGGCTATTTCATTGGCAATGTTAGTCCTGCAAGGATGGATTTTCGATGGTTTGCTTTAGGTAATTGTGTTGCCATTCTTTCGTCCCTTGCAACTCCTGAGCAATCAATGGCAATCATGGATCTTATTGAGTCTCGTTGGGAGGAGCTGGTTGGAGAAATGCCTTTGAAAATAGTGTATCCTGCAATCGAGAGTCATGAGTGGCGAATAGTAACTGGTTGTGATCCCAAAAATACCAGATGGAGTTATCATAATGGAGGATCATGGCCAG TGCTTTTATGGATGCTTACTGCTGCATGTATAAAAACGGGACGGCCCCAAATTGCAAGACGAGCAATTGATCTTGCTGAGAGTCGTTTGCTGAAAGATAGCTGGCCAGAATATTATGATGGGAAACTGGGGCGATATATTGGTAAACAGGCGAGGAAATACCAAACATGGTCAATAGCCGGGTACTTGGTGGCAAAGATGCTGCTCGAGGATCCGTCACATCTGGGTATGATATCGCTTGAAGAGGACAAGCAGATGAAGCCGATGCTTAAGAGATCATCATCTTGGACTTGCTAA